The following proteins are encoded in a genomic region of Nicotiana sylvestris chromosome 4, ASM39365v2, whole genome shotgun sequence:
- the LOC104246878 gene encoding patatin-like protein 2, producing MERKTSQIQPPTYGDLITVLSIDGGGIRGIIPATILSFLEAQLQELDGNDARLADYFDVIAGTSTGGLVTAMLTAPDENDRPLYAAKDITPFYLEHCPKIFPQKKCGLFAPIGNMVQAIIGPKYDGKYLHEVVKEKLKDTRLSNTITNVVIPTFDIKKLQPTIFSTYETKRSACYDAKLSDICISTSAAPTYLPAHYFKVEDGKGNVKEHHLIDGGVAANNPALIAVSEVSKEILKDNPDFFPIKPMDYGRFLVISIGTGSAKWEHKYNASMTAKWGIVDWLFHKGSTPLIEVFTQSSADLVDYHNSVVFQALRCDDNYLRIQEDELNGTEASVDIATKENLERLVEIGQNLLKKPLSRVNLETGLAEPIPKGGTNEEALKRFARLLVNERRLRESRSPLINK from the exons ATGGAGAGAAAAACATCTCAAATCCAACCTCCAACTTACGGTGATTTAATCACTGTTCTTAGCATTGATGGAGGTGGCATTCGAGGAATTATTCCAGCTACCATTCTCAGTTTTCTTGAAGCTCAACTTCAG GAGTTAGACGGCAATGATGCGAGACTTGCAGATTATTTTGACGTGATTGCTGGAACGAGCACTGGTGGTCTTGTGACGGCCATGTTAACTGCTCCTGACGAAAATGATCGTCCACTTTATGCAGCCAAAGATATTACCCCATTCTACTTAGAGCATTGTCCAAAGATCTTTCCACAAAAGAAATG CGGTTTGTTTGCTCCAATTGGGAACATGGTGCAAGCTATAATAGGACCAAAATACGATGGAAAATACCTGCATGAAGTCGTCAAGGAGAAGCTGAAAGATACTCGTCTTAGCAATACGATTACTAACGTTGTCATTCCTACTTTTGATATCAAGAAATTGCAGCCTACCATCTTCTCCACTTATGAG ACGAAACGATCAGCATGTTATGATGCAAAACTCTCTGATATTTGTATCAGTACATCAGCAGCTCCTACTTATCTTCCTGCTCATTATTTCAAAGTTGAGGATGGCAAAGGCAATGTAAAAGAACATCATCTCATTGATGGTGGTGTTGCTGCAAATAATCCG GCTTTGATTGCAGTATCAGAAGTAAGCAAAGAAATATTGAAGGACAACCCAGATTTCTTCCCTATAAAACCAATGGATTACGGGCGTTTCCTTGTAATATCAATAGGGACAGGATCTGCAAAATGGGAACATAAATATAATGCATCAATGACAGCCAAATGGGGTATTGTGGATTGGTTATTTCACAAAGGTTCCACACCACTAATCGAAGTGTTCACCCAATCAAGTGCTGATTTGGTTGATTACCATAATTCTGTTGTTTTCCAAGCTCTTCGCTGTGATGATAATTACCTTCGAATTCAA GAGGATGAACTGAATGGAACAGAAGCCTCAGTTGATATAGCCACAAAGGAAAATTTGGAAAGGCTAGTGGAAATAGGGCAAAATTTACTAAAGAAGCCACTTTCAAGGGTAAATTTGGAGACAGGTTTGGCAGAACCAATTCCTAAAGGAGGAACTAATGAAGAAGCCCTTAAAAG GTTTGCAAGGTTATTGGTGAATGAAAGAAGACTTCGCGAATCAAGATCGCCACTTATCAATAAATAA
- the LOC104246866 gene encoding uncharacterized protein produces the protein MASSPEENRRRPIDDDDDETEPDEDVDYEEIEEEDEDEEEEEQPKPVTEESRMRSDRVKMESLFRRLSSERVPLRVHDVIIKGNTKTKESLIEVEVEALKNATTVQELLKAASIANARLQQLDIFDSVNITLDSGPPELPGTTNVVVEVVESENPLTGSVGVFSKPEARAWSLEGSLKLKNLLGYGDIWDGSLAYGWDLTSEVSAGVSLPRFKRLITPVTARLSLLSQDWLKFSSYKERALGISLGLLSSRSHDLTYSLSWRALIDPSQMSSRAVRRQLGHSLISALKYTFKIDRRNSPLRPTRGFAFLSSSQIGGLLPDHRGLRFLRQELDFRYALPLGFYNAALNIGISAGVTVPWGSGFLSLPTFLPEKFFLGGNSSPVCALGGPSSLLGFKTRGLGPAEPRRQVVENSSDESYDAASAMDFVGGDLAVTAFADLSFDLPLRVLREAGIHGHAFACTGSLNKLTENAYKDLSLQKFQESFRASAGFGVIVPTKLFRMEVNYCYILKQQEHDRGKTGVQFSFSSSF, from the exons ATGGCTTCCTCACCCGAAGAAAATCGCCGACGGCCGatcgacgacgacgacgacgagaCCGAACCCGACGAAGACGTCGATTACGAAGAAATCGAGGAAGAagacgaagatgaagaagaagaagaacagcCAAAGCCAGTTACCGAAGAATCTCGAATGCGTTCCGATAGGGTTAAAATGGAGAGTTTATTCCGGCGGCTATCTTCAGAGCGAGTGCCTTTACGAGTCCACGATGTGATTATTAAAGGCAATACTAAGACTAAGGAATCACTCATCGAAGTTGAGGTAGAAGCCCTAAAAAATGCCACTACtgttcaggagttgcttaaggcgGCTAGTATTGCTAATGCGAGACTTCAACAGCTTGATATCTTCGATTCCGTTAATATTACTCTTGATTCCGGCCCACCGGAGCTGCCTGGGACTACTAATGTGGTTGTTGAGGTTGTGGAAAGTGAAAATCCACTTACTGGAAGTGTTGGAGTTTTTTCCAAGCCTGAG GCTAGAGCTTGGTCGCTTGAAGGTTCATTGAAGCTGAAAAACTTGTTAGGTTATGGGGATATATGGGATGGGTCTTTGGCTTATGGCTGGGACCTCACTTCAGAGGTTAGTGCTGGTGTGTCTCTGCCCAGATTCAAAAGATTGATCACCCCTGTGACAGCTCGATTATCTCTTCTTTCTCAAGATTGGCTGAAGTTCTCCTCTTACAAAGAACGAGCTTTGGGAATTTCTCTTGGCCTACTGTCATCTAGAAGCCATGATTTGACATACAGTCTCTCTTGGCGAGCCTTGATTGACCCATCACAAATGTCATCGAGAGCAGTGAGGAGACAGCTTGGACATAGTTTAATTTCAGCTCTAAAGTATACATTTAAAATTGATAGGAGAAACTCTCCTCTGAGACCAACCCGAGGATTTGCCTTTCTTTCATCTTCTCAAATTGGTGGCCTCCTACCAGATCACCGGGGGTTACGCTTTCTCCGTCAG GAGTTGGACTTCCGCTATGCTTTACCTCTGGGATTTTATAATGCCGCTCTCAACATTGGAATTTCTGCTGGTGTAACTGTCCCATGGGGAAGTGGGTTCTTAAGTCTGCCTACCTTTTTACCTGAGAAATTTTTTCTGGGTGGTAATTCTTCTCCAGTTTGTGCACTTGGGGGGCCATCATCTTTATTGGGCTTCAAGACCAGGGGATTGGGACCTGCTGAACCTAGAAGGCAAGTTGTAGAGAATTCCAGTGATGAGAGCTATGATGCAGCTTCTGCAATGGATTTTGTGGGAGGAGATCTCGCTGTTACTGCTTTTGCGGACCTTTCTTTTGATCTACCATTGCGGGTATTGAGAGAAGCTGGGATTCATGGCCATGCTTTTGCTTGTACCGGAAGCCTGAacaaattaacagaaaatgcctaTAAAGATTTGTCTTTACAGAAATTCCAAGAATCATTCCGAGCTTCAGCTGGATTTGGTGTCATTGTACCGACCAAGCTCTTCCGAATGGAG GTTAATTACTGCTACATACTGAAGCAGCAAGAGCATGACCGAGGGAAGACTGGTGTGCAGTTCAGCTTCTCTTCATCTTTCTAG